The sequence GAACCGCCAGCTCTCCGAGCGCGAGGAGGCACTGGAGGAAGCGGCGGAATGAGTGCTCAAATATGCTAAGGGAATCAGCGCAAGTTTGAGAAGAATCAACGACGCTGGCAGCAACAGGGACCATCGCATGGCCATGATCAGACTCCCCACTCTCGTCGTATCGGGCGCACTGGCGTTCGTGGCCGTAACCGCCGTTGCCCAGGATCCTACGATCACGAACGTGCGGATCGCGATGACCCAGAACGTCAATCCTTCGATGTTGGCGATCTGGGACGTCACCAACAACGCGATGGACGATGATGGCGCGCTCGACGCAGCCAAGATGGACGACGCGAAGTTCGACAGCCTCGTCTATTCCGCGGGACGTCTTGCCGAAGCCGGCAGGACGATGGCGACATGGCAAAGCCCGGTCGCCGCTGGCCCCAACAACCGGACCGTAAGTGAAGACCAGGTGTCGATGGACCACGTCCAGCACCAGCTTGGCGCCAATCCTGCCGGCTTCCGGGAGAAGGCCGTCGCCTTTGCCGAACATTCGGAGAAACTGGTCGCCGCAGCCAAGGCGCGCGACGTTACCGCCACAGGCAACCTGGTGAGCGAAATGGACGCTGTGTGCGAGGCTTGCCATGCGCAGTACTGGTACGGTGAATAGCTAGCTGGCCATCATCGCCCTGGCGTGGCAATCTGCGCCTGGGGGATAAATGGGCGCTCTACGCTGGATGGAGGAAACGCAGCTTTCCGCTTTCGTGCGGGAGGATTTCTACGCCTACTTCGTCCTGCTGATCTTCCACGCGCTGGGAATGGCCTTCCTGGTCGGCGGCGGAGTGGCGATCTCGTTGCGGGTTCTGGGTGTCGCATCGGGCGCGCGGCTGGAACGGTTTGCCGGGTTCGTTCCGTGGATGTGGGTGGGCGCGACGATGGCGGTCGTCTCGGGCCTCGGCCTGCTGGCGGGCTATCCAGCCAAGGCGCTCACCAACTGGATCTTCGCACTTAAGTTCGTCTGCCTGATCTCAGCGGCGCTGATGGTCCGCGCTATTGCCCGCGAGGTCTTCCCTGCGGCTGCCGCGGGTTCCCCTTTGCCGAGGAATGCCCGCCTGCTTGCCGCGGGTTCACTCGCGCTGTGGCTGGCTGGCGTCGCTTGCGGCAAGCTGCTGCTCTACACCAACACCATGCTGTTCACGACGGACCCATGACCGGGCTCCCGAACGATCCGATCTTCGATCCCGTCGGTATCGTCATCTGGGCGATCGACAGCGGCTTCTATGACCTGATGAACTCCGCGTGGGGATGGCCGATCGCGGAGATCGTCCACTTCTTCGGCATCTGCCTGCTGTTTGGCACAGTCGGGATGTTCGACCTGAGGATGATCGGCTTCGTTCGCGGGATCTCCCTGTCGGCGCTGCACCGACTGGTCCCGTTCGGCGTGTTCGGCTTCCTGCTTTGCGCTGCGACCGGCTTCCTTTTCGTTGTCTCCGCGCCCGACCAGTACATTTATAATCCGGCGTGGCAGCTGAAGATGGCTCTGCTCGGCCTTGCCGGCCTCAACATGGTGCTGTTCTACCTGACGACCTCGCGAAGGGTCGCCCTCCTTGGTCCAGACGATTCGCCACCGAACGCGGCAAGGGTATTTGCTGCCGTCTCCCTGCTGAGCTGGATGGGTATTATCACGGCAGGACGTGTAATCACCGCCTTCCGACCGCCTAGCTGGTTCTGGTGCGCGTGGTGCGGCTAAGGGTGTAGTCGCCGGTTCGACCGTTCGAGTTGGAAAGTCGAGATCCGCGAAGTTCGCGCTCCGGTGACACAATTTACTACACTTTTCGGATTGCAGTCCGCATGGGCATCCCCTCCACATGCCGAACGCAAATAGCGAGAATAGCGGCCTTATCACGTGAGTCGGCCTCAAGAACCGCGCGGACTTACAGACCGCAACCTGGCTGCTGGAGTCGCCCTTGTCGGCCAACTTCAGCCGGCGCTCCAACAACAGGACCGCGCCAGGATTGTCGATCTCGTTCGACAGCTCATCGAGCTCGGCGCGCCCCTCGGCGCACAGTGGGAATCGCTCGCGCAGATCGTAGCCGACAAGGGTGAGCTTCAACTCGCTCGCAAAGCTGTCGACTTATTCGTCGAAGCTTCCGGCCGAAGTGACCTCGCGCAGTACAAGAAAGTGGCCCTGCTCGGGCAGTGGGAGGCAACGGGCGAAGCGCGTGACTTGATGTGGTCACTACCAGACGACGCACCGAACTCGACGGCCAACGCCTACACCCGGGGCATGATCCTGCTCAATCTCGGCAAGACCGAGGAAGGTCGGGAATATCTCGATCGCGTAGTGAAGGCGCGACCCGACTTGGGGTCGCCATGGCTGATGCTGGCGACGTCGGCCGACCTCGCGCGCGAGGGGGAGCTTGCCGAACGCGTCATCGCTGCCGAGCCCGGCATGGAGGACGCCAGACCAGCAGAGCGAGCTCCCTATTTTTACGCGCTGGGCAAGACTTATGCCGACCGCGGCGATCATCCGCGCGCCTTCGCCGCCTTTGACCGTGGAGCCCGCGAGATGAAATCCGGGCAAAGCTACAGCCGCCAACAGGATCAGCTGCTCGCCCACCAAGCAATTGACGGTTTTGACGCCGAACGGATTGCCGCCGTTTCGCGCCTGCAGAGCGAGCCGA comes from Altererythrobacter sp. Root672 and encodes:
- a CDS encoding cytochrome c, which codes for MAMIRLPTLVVSGALAFVAVTAVAQDPTITNVRIAMTQNVNPSMLAIWDVTNNAMDDDGALDAAKMDDAKFDSLVYSAGRLAEAGRTMATWQSPVAAGPNNRTVSEDQVSMDHVQHQLGANPAGFREKAVAFAEHSEKLVAAAKARDVTATGNLVSEMDAVCEACHAQYWYGE
- a CDS encoding tetratricopeptide repeat-containing sulfotransferase family protein, which produces MSRPQEPRGLTDRNLAAGVALVGQLQPALQQQDRARIVDLVRQLIELGAPLGAQWESLAQIVADKGELQLARKAVDLFVEASGRSDLAQYKKVALLGQWEATGEARDLMWSLPDDAPNSTANAYTRGMILLNLGKTEEGREYLDRVVKARPDLGSPWLMLATSADLAREGELAERVIAAEPGMEDARPAERAPYFYALGKTYADRGDHPRAFAAFDRGAREMKSGQSYSRQQDQLLAHQAIDGFDAERIAAVSRLQSEPTAKTIFVTGLPRSGTTLVQQILTSHSAVSGGAEINRQGLLAIEVGGVSYSALKTYLEKADPPSAARLWHHWMEERFPGAGRLVDKTIDASRVLGLVAALLPEAPLIWMTRDPLDQAWSCFRTNFSAGAIPWSYDQQDIAFHFQLENQLRTRWQNILGDRLLVVPYEALVADPEPWTRRLMTHCGLDIEPQVFAPHKNEGPVATSSMMQVRRPINRDGIGSADPYRSFLEPFVEAYYG